The genomic region GGGGAGTGAGGTGGGCGCCCCCAGgaccaggcaggggtggggggtcaCTCCTGCCCCCATGGCCACACGCTGGTACAAGGGAACTCTGTCATGGTTCGGGGGCCCCAGGAGCCTGGGGCCACCTGGGCAGGATGGAGGAAGTGCAGACTCCCGGGGGTCCGGCCTGAAGTGCTGCTGTGGCTGCCAGGCCGAGTTCCACAGTGGAAAGCCCGTGACCAGGGCCGGGCCTGGGCCGGCACCGAGGGTCCCGGGCAggtccctgtctccctccctgtctctcttccccccaccccgcccctggcCCCGGCCCCTCCCTGTGAGCCCACGGCGGTGCAGCCAAGAGTAATTCACTTACGGCCGAGAGGGAAGGTAGCCTGCGGTCCCACGGGCTCCCGGGTGGccgccctgccctccctgccccacacgCGCCCACGGGAGCTGGGGGCCGAGCGTCCAAGGCAAAGCTCCATCTCTGGGCTCTAGGAGGTCAGAGACGAGGACAACTCATTTCCCAGCCTAGCCTGGTGGCGCCTTTGAGAGTTATGGGGGAGACGCAGGGGTCTCGTGACCACGGAGCCGCTTCCATCAGACAGGTTTACAGCTTCACAGACACGCTTTCCAGGCCTGGCCCTGGCCCACATCTCGGGGTGccggagggagagaggagggtcaCCCATCAGCCTCGGGCAGATCTgcgggcggggagggagggggcagccgGGGAGGGAACTCACGTGGGGACCCGCCAACCCCCATCACAGTAACTCACTCAGGAGGGACTCGCCCCCGTGAGGGAGACACGCGCACACGGAAACAGTCCCTGCCACCCTGACACGCAAGCACGGAGGCGgggacacaggcacacacagagagacagaggcccCCAGTGCCCCCGGACTCAGTCACAGCATGAAGactgggaggaggggcagtcACAGAAACACAGGCCTACATGCAGGCGTGTGTCCGGGtccacgcacatgcacacacacgcacacacacgcacggcCTGTGGAGGTCACCACCTGGAGCCACAAGCCCTCTTGATGGGGAGGCGCCCCAGCACCTggggcccctgcagctgtgcacTCCCCCCGCTTCCTCTGCACCTTCCTCCCATCtcttgggatggggtggggggtccAGGCTGGCCCTGCAGGGGtagaggcaggcaggggaggggctggagctgggctCCTCAGGCCCCTCAAGGATGTTGGCCCCTCCAGGGCGTCCCTGTCCACGGCGTGGAGCTCAGCCTGCTCCCAGGCACTCACTGCCCCACCCAGAGGGCACTCTTCGGGCTGGCTCGTCCCCATGCCCACAGTGATCAGTGTCAAGGGTGTTCTGCCTCCATAGGCTTTGGAAATGGTGCAGACCTGCCCCCCAGCTCAGAGTCCTGTGATAGGCAGTAGAGCCATAAAGgccctgagaagtcctgcaggacGGACTCCACCTCCCCTCGCCGAGGCCAGCTCTCCCCAGACTGGCTCTAGCAGAGCctttggcggcggtggtggtggtgcttgGGGGTGACCCACGAAGCAACCAGGAGAAACCGGGGTCCTCCACACGGCCTTGGCGCTGCCTCCAAAGCCTGCGGTCCGGCTGTGAGCTCGGCCCAGCAGCAGTGGGGAGGTGGGGTAGCACCGCCAGGCCAGCCACCCAGGACTGGAGTGTCCCACGACAGGAACTCAGCGCTGAAGCCCAGATGATCCCCAGGGAACCACAAGAGTTGGCCACCTAACCAGGGCCCTCTGTCCCAGGGTGGCCTCGACTGCGGGACAGAGCTCTCGATACCCAAGGGCATTTGCGGCCCAGCCCCGCACCGCCCGCACCGAGCCCACTCCCCTTTCAGAAGCCCGCGTGAACCGCTCCGTGCACCCCCTGCTGCTGGAGGGCTCGCCCTCCTGCCCCAACCTCTACGCCAACCGGCTGGTCATCGTCCTGCTGGTCACCTTCCTGCTGGTCACCAACGTGCTGCTCGTGAACTTGCTCATTGCCATGTTCAGGTGCCCGCCCTGCCTCCTTGCTCCGTCCACGTCGGGGGCCCTTAGTTCCAGCATCTCTGGCCCAGACCTGCCTGGCCCTCCGGACCTCAAGCTGCAGTCACCTCGCTGCCCCCAGGAGGGGCCTGGAAATGGGGTGTCACCCAAAACTGTGGCTCCCCTTCGGGTTGGGCCTGAAGGTCAGGGCACCTAGGAGGTGGTGCAGGGCACGGCaggtgtgtgcgtgtgagtgGAGTGACGATGCTTTCCCAGGCCCCCGCCCCCCAGGGAGTAGGGCCCGGGTCTGCAAAGGCTGCAGCAGAGGGGGCAGTGGAAGACCCCAGAGGAGTGAAGTCACAGGAAGAGGGGACAgcgggggggtgcgggggggggaGCCCTTGGGACTCCGGGAACAGCGCAGGGAGCCGGGCCGTGTGCCCACCGCCGCCCACAAGCATCCGCAGCTACACGTTCCAGGTGGTGCAGGGCAACGCGGACACCTTCTGGAAGTTCCAGCGCTACCACCTCATCGTGGAGTACCACGagcgccccgccccggccccgccccggccccgcccttcATCCTCCTCAGCCACCGAACCTGGTGCTCAAGAGGTTCTTCCGGAAGGAGGCCCAGCAGAAGTGGGCGCGCCTGAGTGAGGCTTAGGCTGGACTCAGCTGCCCGGACCGAGGGGgggggggcctggggaggggcagcGCGCCCTGGCCGCGTCTGCAGTGACCCTGCAGGCTGGCGCACCACAGGAAGGGCTCCTcctgcctggctctgcccctgcGGCTGCCTGGCCTTCCCAGAGAGGGACCTGCCGGAGCCCCTGGACCAGAAGATGGTCACCTGAGAGGCGGTGCAGAAGGAGAACTTCCTGAGCGAGCTGGAGAAGCGGAGGAAGGACAGCGGGGAGGGGCTGCTGCGGAAGACGGCCCACAGGTGCGGGGacccggcccggccccgcccccccggTGGGCGTGGCAGGCGGCCTGGGGTGCTGAGGCCACGGGGCGGCTTACAGGGACAAGGGCCCCGCCTGGAGCGCTGGTCGACTCCCCTGCAGGGTGCCGGTAAGTAGAAGCGCCGGCGGAGCTGGTGAGGGGCCGGATCTCACGCCATGGGACTGGGGGCTGTGAGATCTTTACCAGGATCACTGTTGGGCATCAGGCTGCCTTACAGCTGGCGTGGGCTCTCACGTCACAGGGTCTGAGCTGGGGAAACGGGCTGAGAGGGGCAGGGATGCGGCCCGGTCCAGCACACAGCCTCCCTCCCGACCCCGGACAGAGCTCTGCTGGGGCcttgcctcccccaccccgcctccttCGAGAGGCAGCCACCAGAGTTGGGTCACAGAGCAGTGCGGGCGCcggtgggcagggggaggcggACACAGGGCTTGGCCCGGGAGCTCCCAGCGCGCCTCCCTTCTCCAGGTCAACTACTGCACGATGCTCCTCTCCTCCATGGCCGACACGCTGGCCCGCAGGAACACCTACTACGGTAGGTGTGGCTGTCCCCACACGTCCTGGGCAGGCTTGGGGCGGGGTGGGCGCGAGCAACCCACCGCCAGCCCGCCGGCCTGGGCCTCCGCTTCCCACCTGCCCTGGGAGGGGCCCGGCCTACGTCTCTGATGGCCTTTGGCTGACCACGGTCTTCAGGGTGGGTAAGGGCCCTCTGACGAAGCCCACCGACCCAGCCAGGGTGTGAGGGCGTGGCCACCCAGACTCCCGAGCCTCTGCCTGGCCCCACTGGGCTGCTGTCCTCCCCGCCCCCGGCCAGGGCCACCTCTCCCTTCCCCGGCTGCCCCACTGGGCGCCCAGCAGCTGAGGAGGGGCCTACCTTCCCCCACCAGACTCCCGGAACTTCAGTGGTGGGAACCCACAGGCCTCTGCTGCCCGTGGAGGGGGCCTGGGCAGCAGGAAACACCCAGAGGCCGGCCGGCTGCCCTCGAACACCTGAGCCACTTGGACCGTCTGCACGCGGGGCCCACCTCTCCCAAAGCCCCAGGCCCCACGGACACGCCGGCCTGCCCCCACCTCCAGTGGAGCCCCCCCAAGCAGGATGTGGCTCGGGGCTTTGCCGAAAGGAACCACTCGCTGCCCTGCCCGGCACCTTCTCTGGACGTCCTGGGCCCGGGGTGCAGCGGTGTGTCGTGGGCCCTCCCTGACAGGCAGAGCCCTCAGGACCCCGACCAGAACCAACCAGCCAGGACCAGGAGAGCAGACACTTGCTGAGCGCCCTGTGCGGGGCACCTCCCGTTAGGCGGGCAGCTAGCTGCCTTGGAGTCCGTGCCCAACCTGTGTCGCCCACCAAGAGACTGGTCTTTTTCTGAAACGCTTGCACTTGGAATTTCTGTCCTTTAAGACCCAAGACTGAGTGTTCACTGTGTCGGCTGCCACCGCACGCCCCCAACAGCTCGCACGGTGAGCGCCAGGCTGTCCGGCCTGGGCAGCAGCTGCGGGTCACCTCCCCAAGAGGACCCGCCCCCAAAGCTGCTGTATCTTAAAGCACACCCACACCTTGGGCTGCAGCCCCACATGAGTGGACCCTGGGGGGTGTCTGGGAGGTGTCAGGTGGTCAGTAAAGCACGTGCACGGGGAGAGGGATTTCCTGCCCTGCGGGGAGGGGGTCTGGGCTCCTGAGCTTGCCCCAGCTGAGTGGCCAGCCAGGCCGGTCTCTCCTTCCCTTAGGGACCTGGAGCCCTGGGGTAGGGGCAGCAGGGGCAGGGCCAGACCCGGGGCTCAGCAGCACGATGGGCTGGCCAACCCCAAGTGCTGTCACAGGAGAGCCACGCCCACTCCCGGCTACCTCCCCAGCTCCCTCTGGGGACCGTCCTCATCGCCCTGCACAGCAGCTCAGCAGTCCTGGCGACACTGTCCCAGGACACCGGTCATCTTCACACAGCCTGAGTAGGACAGAGTCAAGGGCGAGCTTGGCCTGGGCTGGAGAGGGCGCCCGCTCAGCTGGCCGCTTCCCCGCTCCCGGCCCTGGGGTCTACAGGCATATGCTGGAGGCAGGGGCTGCACACCAGCGGCTGTGAGCCCGCCCCTGGATGGGTCTGGGGTCTCCACCTCTTGCTCTGGACTGAGGAGGGAGTCACCTCAGCTAGGCTGGGAAGACGTGCCACTGAGGAACACAGGCTTGATTTAAAAACCTTCAGAGCCCCCTGATGCTAAGCTGCGAGGCTCCAATGTGGGAACAGGGTGATGGGGTGTCTGGAGAGAAGAGAGGGCCCTGGCCACAGTCCTGGGCGGAGGGGGGTTGACAAAGAGACACAGAGCCTGAGGAACACCCAGAGCTTTTACTGTCCCCCTGGGCACGGGGTGGGTCAGGGCTTCCGCCATCCCCTGGCTCACACCCTCAGCAAGGTCTCTGCCCTGGCCGCTGGTGCCACCGACAGGCAGCCCGCTGGCTCCCttccctgggggtggggccccGAGCCTGCGCCACCCCTGAAGCCACCCCGGGGGGACAGTGGTGGCTGTCCCTCCAGCTCAGCCAGGGCAGGCAGGCGGCCAGGCGGTCTCCCCACTCAGACCTCCGCGCCTGGGGCCTCGGGGCTACTGCCCTTGCTCCGGAAGTGGCCCCTGCTCCGCTTCTTGCTGCTGTGGAAGCCCACCGTCTCCACCGGCAGGGCGCTGGCCCCAGACCCCGCGTGGGCCTCCCCCTCGGGTGCACCCACCTCCTGCAGGCCCCCCCGGGGTCTGCTCCACTCCTCGGCCTCCGGGCTCCCGGGCCTGGCCAGGTGGGCCAGCTCCACGGGGCCCTCGCCCCCCGCCGCTCCCGGGATCCCACGGGTGCCCCCACCCGGCTCCCCTGCCTTCCTCGGGACCCTCCTCTTCTCAAGCCGGGCCTCGCCGGTTCGGACCGGTTTGGTGAAGATGAGCCGGCCCTCCCCACAGCTGGAGGGGTCCTGGTTGAAGGAGGGCACGTAGTCGCTGGGGGCGGCCAGGTTCTGGGGGCCCAGGAAGGCCAGGGCGGCGGCCCGGTTGCTCTGTTTGCTGGCCTCAGCCACGTCCTCCAGGCTGTACTTGGTCCAGCGCTCGGGGTGGGCCACGTAGTCAGGGACGGGGGGCACCCTCAGGGGAGCGGGATTCCGAGTGGCCCTGCTTGGGCCCCCGGCTGGAGGCTGGCTGGAGAGTGTCGGCGGCTGCCGGAAGCCCCCACTGTCGCCAGGGCCAGCTGGGGCCGCAGAGGGCGGAGCCCGCCTGGCTGCCCGCTCCAGGCCGTCGAAGATGTCGTGGCTGCGCTGGGAGAAGGTGGGGCTCGTGCCTCTCAGGTGGAAGGGCTGCACCGCTGCTGTGGGGAAGCGCCTGGGGGGCGAGGGGGGCGAGGGGGGCGAGGGGGGCTCATCGGGGCCCGAATCCCCCAGGGCCTCCCCGGGCAGCGCCCCTGGAGACAGAGCTTCCACCTCAGCATCATCGGGCAGGCTGAGGTCGGAGTCCGAGTCGCTGAGGCAGACGGGGTCGGGAGGCAGAGCGTCGCCCCCGGAGCCAAGGAAGTGCTGGCCGTCCCCCGCCTCAGCCATGTGTCCCCAGCCACGCCACACCTGCACCAAAGCAGCCCGGGGAGTCGGTCACTGGGGACAACAAGTCCCTCCTGCAGACCCACCACCCCGGGGAAGGATGAGCAGGAAGAGCTGCATCCAAGGAGGACCGGCCAGGCCCCCCACCCCGAAAGCCCTCCTCTTACCTCCCTGGCTGCTGGGCGCCTGTGCTGGACGGCTGGTGCGCCGAGCGCTGGAGAAAGTTCTTGGTCGCAAAGGCCCCCCCCAGGCACGGCTCTGCTCAGTGGCTCAGTGGCTGgctgaaggcagggagggagaggcagccaTCAGCCCAAATGGCAGACATGCTGGAGTGGAGCCACCACCCCGGGAGTGGGCCTGGGTTTACGGAGCCCCTGACACAGCCAGGCCCAGGAGCCGGTCCTTCTGATGTGTCACCTCATTCAATCCTCTCCAGCCAGTCTGACTAAAGCCACTAGGAGGCCTGCTGCAGGGGAGTCTGGTAGTAAGCAGccagccagggcttgaacccagggcCGAGAGCGACCTCTGCTCTGCACTCCCTCTCTCGGCCAAGCACGGTGCGTGGCAGACAGCGAGTACTCCACAAAGGCCGGGCGCCTGCCTGCTCCGTGGGGAGGCGGTGTGCTCCTGACCGCTGTGAGATGCCCTGGAGCTCCAGGAGTCTGCGGACACACCCTTGGCATCTGCGGGCCAAGCGCTCAGGAAGCCGGAGCGGCCCTGCTCCGCAGAGGCCAGCCCCACAGCTCCTGGGGCATTTGCCCTGTGCTCCTCCGCACACCCGTCACTCTCCCAGCTGAGCAGAGAAGTGCTGCCAACACCTGGTTACTGTTCCAGTGTCACCAGGCACCCTGAAGCTTGTTTGCAGGCTCAGAGGACAGCCCAGTCTCACCCTCCGCACAGCCCTCCGTCCACCAACTCCCTCCTCCCACCAAGCCTCCCTCGCCCACGGTGACCCGTTGCTCGTGCACCCACCGAGGACCAGACCAGGCAGACCAGGAGTGGCTCTGAGTGCCCGGCACCAGGTCAAACACAGGCAAGATCTCCATTCCTCTGGGCCTCGCGTGACTCCCAAATTGAAGGCACAACTCCAGGAAAGGGACACGAAGTAAACGCCAATGGTGTCTGTTTTACAGCTGGCAAGGCCGGAGCGGGGAGAGAATTTGCCCGTCATACAGTATGTTGCAGGCAAAGCTGGAGTTCCAACCTGACTCCGGCTTCCTAAATTTGCAACCCCGTCCCCTGGAATCGCGGGAACGCCCGTGGTGAGTGGGACACGCCGCGGGGAGACGGGGATCGCGCCCCAAGATAGGGAATGCGGGGTCTGCGTCTCTGAGTTCTCTGAG from Eubalaena glacialis isolate mEubGla1 chromosome 10, mEubGla1.1.hap2.+ XY, whole genome shotgun sequence harbors:
- the TSSC4 gene encoding U5 small nuclear ribonucleoprotein TSSC4 — translated: MAEAGDGQHFLGSGGDALPPDPVCLSDSDSDLSLPDDAEVEALSPGALPGEALGDSGPDEPPSPPSPPSPPRRFPTAAVQPFHLRGTSPTFSQRSHDIFDGLERAARRAPPSAAPAGPGDSGGFRQPPTLSSQPPAGGPSRATRNPAPLRVPPVPDYVAHPERWTKYSLEDVAEASKQSNRAAALAFLGPQNLAAPSDYVPSFNQDPSSCGEGRLIFTKPVRTGEARLEKRRVPRKAGEPGGGTRGIPGAAGGEGPVELAHLARPGSPEAEEWSRPRGGLQEVGAPEGEAHAGSGASALPVETVGFHSSKKRSRGHFRSKGSSPEAPGAEV